A portion of the Oncorhynchus gorbuscha isolate QuinsamMale2020 ecotype Even-year linkage group LG07, OgorEven_v1.0, whole genome shotgun sequence genome contains these proteins:
- the fra10ac1 gene encoding protein FRA10AC1, whose protein sequence is MARNMDSLVKAHGGGGYDSDFSDDEGQGETSQRGVKRKREDDLLRKPFQKGRHTKVAHRDVATHEYDREEARNRRHHLISMNAFERHKKFVSDYILYYGGKVEDLRRSTANDKSDLDVVRENHRFLWRDEDEEEMTWEKELAKKYYDKLFKEYCIADLSRYKENKFGFRWRVEKEVVSGKGQFLCGNKRCEKEDGLKSWEVNFAYVEQGEKRNALVKLRLCPECSFKLNYHHKRKEVIAKRKRPKSSEENEVEPQSKRSKKGSKKLKNKHKRKHKDHSSPSNSEDDSQESDKAEGEHSEEPDSLSEADHWKGPAPTMEEKSREEKFDEYFEDMFL, encoded by the exons GCCCATGGAGGTGGAGGGTATGACTCCGACTTCAGTGATGACGAGGGCCAGGGGGAGACGTCTCAACGTGGAGTGAAAAG GAAACGTGAGGATGATCTTCTGCGGAAGCCCTTTCAGAAAGGAAGACACACAAAGGTGGCACATAGGGATGTTGCCACTCATGAATATGACAG GGAGGAAGCCAGAAACCGACGTCATCACCTGATATCAATGAATGCT TTTGAGAGACATAAAAAGTTTGTCAGTGACTACATATTGTATTATGGTGGGAAAGTGGAGGATCTCAGACGCTCCAC GGCCAATGATAAATCGGACCTGGATGTGGTGCGTGAAAACCATCGCTTCCTGTGGCGGGATGAGGATGAAGAAGAAATGACATG GGAGAAAGAACTAGCAAAGAAGTACTATGACAAGCTCTTCAAAGAGTACTGTATCGCTGACCTAAGCAGATATAAAGAAAACAAG TTTGGGTTCCGATGGCGCGTAGAAAAGGAAGTCGTCTCTGGCAAAG GCCAGTTTCTGTGTGGGAACAAGCGCTGTGAGAAGGAGGATGGCCTGAAGAGCTGGGAGGTGAACTTTGCCTATGTggagcagggagagaagagaaacgcACTGGTCAAACTCC GACTCTGCCCCGAGTGCTCCTTCAAACTCAACTATCATCACAA GAGAAAGGAGGTGATCGCCAAGAGAAAAAGACCAAAGTCGTCTGAGGAAAATGAAGTTGAGCCACAGTCAAAAAGATCCAAGAAAGGCTCCAAGAAACTCAAAAACAAACATAAAAGGAAGCACAAAG ACCACTCCTCCCCCAGTAACTCTGAGGACGACTCCCAAGAGTCAGACAAAG CAGAGGGAGAACACAGTGAGGAGCCAGATAGCCTGTCTGAGGCAGACCACTGGAAAGGCCCAGCCCCCACCATGGAGGAGAAGTCCAG GGAGGAGAAGTTTGACGAGTACTTTGAGGACATGTTTCTTTGA